A single Acidobacteriota bacterium DNA region contains:
- a CDS encoding ABC transporter permease: MWRQLHLRLRSLFRRHGQESELDEEIRFHLANETEELMAAGMSPKEARAAAQRDFGNVTLIRELTREAWGWAPAERFLHDIRSAIRGVQKAKGWALVVLASLALGIGANTALFSAVDGLLFRTIPVPDPDGLVRLRWTGDNGARHVGISYGYTRGDGVQGYFSYPVFEALRDANETLSGLFAVAQTPLTLIVDGRAEVATGFAATGGYFGVLGLRPAAGRAIGPDDDRPGAEPVAMISHRFRQRRFDADEEAVGKVIRVNDVPTTIVGVLPPGYTGIRRPDAAAADVHLPLATLPLPERDDRLADGTTWWLPIMGRLKPGATAAQVQGNLDGVLRAAAQSALASHLDGLSEEERALPRNRDLSAEPRLLVDSGRQGLYDANPRSSGQALVLGVVVALVLLIVCANVATLLLSRAVSRHREVAIRMSVGASRGRLIRQLVTESLFLSATGGALALPVAWAARGLLPFGQTSPFDWRVFAFAAMLSLAAGMMFSLVPALRATRAEPLDALKEQSRSVTLSRSRLSRALIVVQVALSLALLVGAGLFLKTLANLRGVDVGFNPEQVLLFQMDSARSGYGPEESVALYARVRDSVQRLPGVRSVTMAQQALLAGGRSRGTVHVEGGTDPGRATHMMTVAPGFFDTMEISLLAGRAFEARDDADAPRVAVINAAAATELFGVENAVGRRFGFDQEERGEIEVVGVARDNRYDDLRGAVPPTVFRSAVQSPLRAATFAVRTGGPPNALTPAVREAVRQIDPRLPIMNVTTQTAAIEQRLSDERLYALAYTAFGGLATLLAAIGLFGLASYTVTQRTNEVGIRMALGAPSTGIAWMVLRESLVLVAAGVAAGVGMVLLAGRLIASLIHGLAPTDPITIVQAAALLAGIAAAAVWFPARRAARVDPLTALHKE; the protein is encoded by the coding sequence ATGTGGCGGCAACTCCATCTCCGGCTGCGCTCGCTCTTCCGCCGGCATGGGCAGGAAAGCGAGCTCGACGAGGAGATCCGATTTCATCTCGCCAACGAGACCGAGGAGCTGATGGCCGCCGGGATGTCACCCAAGGAGGCCCGCGCTGCTGCGCAGCGCGATTTCGGCAACGTGACGCTCATCCGCGAGTTGACCCGCGAAGCCTGGGGCTGGGCTCCTGCCGAGCGCTTCCTTCACGACATTCGCTCCGCGATACGGGGGGTGCAGAAGGCCAAGGGCTGGGCGCTCGTCGTGCTGGCCTCGCTCGCCTTGGGCATCGGCGCCAACACCGCGCTCTTCAGCGCCGTCGACGGGCTGCTCTTCAGGACGATTCCGGTCCCGGACCCCGACGGTCTCGTACGCCTGCGTTGGACCGGCGACAACGGCGCCAGGCATGTTGGGATCTCCTACGGCTACACCCGGGGAGACGGCGTCCAGGGGTACTTCTCCTACCCCGTCTTCGAAGCCCTGCGGGACGCCAACGAGACGCTCTCCGGGCTGTTCGCGGTGGCGCAGACGCCGTTGACCCTGATCGTCGACGGCAGGGCCGAGGTCGCAACCGGCTTCGCCGCTACCGGCGGCTACTTCGGGGTCCTCGGCCTGCGGCCGGCCGCGGGCCGCGCCATCGGCCCCGACGACGACCGGCCGGGAGCCGAGCCGGTGGCGATGATCAGCCATCGGTTCCGGCAACGCCGCTTCGACGCGGACGAGGAAGCGGTAGGCAAGGTCATCCGCGTGAACGACGTCCCCACCACCATCGTGGGCGTGCTCCCCCCCGGCTACACCGGCATTCGGCGGCCGGACGCCGCCGCCGCCGACGTGCACCTGCCCCTCGCCACCCTGCCCCTGCCGGAACGCGACGATCGCCTGGCGGACGGGACGACGTGGTGGCTCCCGATCATGGGGCGGCTGAAACCGGGGGCGACCGCGGCCCAGGTGCAGGGCAACCTGGACGGGGTGCTCCGGGCCGCCGCGCAATCGGCGCTGGCGTCGCACCTCGACGGCCTGTCCGAGGAAGAACGGGCGCTCCCGCGGAACCGCGATCTGAGCGCCGAGCCGCGGCTGCTCGTCGATTCCGGCCGGCAGGGCCTCTACGACGCGAATCCCCGGTCGTCCGGCCAGGCCCTCGTCCTGGGCGTCGTCGTCGCCCTCGTCCTGCTCATCGTGTGCGCCAACGTGGCCACGCTGCTGCTGTCGCGGGCGGTGTCACGACACCGCGAGGTGGCGATCCGCATGTCGGTCGGCGCTTCGCGGGGACGGCTGATTCGGCAACTGGTGACCGAGAGCCTGTTCCTGTCGGCGACCGGTGGGGCGCTCGCGCTGCCTGTTGCCTGGGCGGCGCGTGGACTGCTGCCGTTCGGCCAGACGAGCCCGTTCGACTGGCGGGTCTTCGCGTTCGCCGCGATGCTGAGCCTGGCCGCCGGGATGATGTTCAGTCTCGTGCCGGCCCTGCGCGCCACCCGCGCCGAGCCGTTGGACGCGCTCAAGGAACAGAGCCGGAGCGTGACCCTGTCGCGCTCCCGGCTGAGCCGGGCGTTGATCGTGGTCCAGGTCGCGTTGTCGCTGGCGCTGCTGGTCGGCGCCGGGCTCTTCCTCAAGACCCTGGCCAACCTGCGAGGCGTCGACGTCGGGTTCAATCCGGAGCAGGTGCTGCTGTTCCAGATGGACTCGGCGCGGAGCGGCTACGGCCCCGAGGAGTCGGTCGCGCTCTACGCCAGGGTCCGCGACAGCGTGCAGCGGCTGCCGGGCGTGCGCTCCGTCACCATGGCGCAGCAGGCGCTACTGGCCGGCGGGAGGTCGAGGGGCACGGTCCACGTCGAGGGCGGGACCGACCCGGGACGCGCCACGCACATGATGACCGTGGCGCCCGGCTTCTTCGACACGATGGAGATTTCGCTGCTGGCGGGACGCGCCTTCGAGGCCCGCGACGACGCGGACGCGCCGAGGGTCGCAGTGATCAACGCAGCCGCCGCGACGGAGCTGTTCGGGGTCGAGAATGCCGTCGGCCGGCGGTTCGGTTTCGACCAGGAGGAGCGCGGCGAGATCGAGGTCGTTGGCGTCGCCCGGGACAACCGCTACGACGACCTCCGGGGCGCGGTGCCGCCGACGGTGTTCCGCTCGGCCGTGCAGTCTCCCCTGCGCGCCGCCACGTTCGCGGTCCGGACCGGCGGCCCCCCGAACGCCCTGACGCCGGCGGTGCGCGAAGCCGTCCGGCAGATCGACCCGCGGCTCCCGATCATGAACGTCACCACCCAGACCGCGGCGATCGAGCAGCGGTTGTCCGACGAGCGCCTCTACGCCCTCGCCTATACCGCCTTCGGCGGCCTGGCGACGCTGCTGGCCGCCATCGGGCTGTTCGGGCTGGCCTCGTACACCGTCACGCAGCGCACCAACGAGGTCGGCATCCGGATGGCACTCGGCGCGCCGTCGACGGGCATCGCCTGGATGGTCCTGCGCGAGTCGCTGGTGCTCGTCGCCGCCGGCGTCGCGGCCGGGGTCGGCATGGTGCTGCTCGCCGGACGCCTGATCGCGAGCCTGATCCACGGTCTCGCCCCCACCGACCCGATCACGATCGTGCAGGCGGCTGCGCTGCTGGCGGGAATCGCGGCGGCGGCTGTCTGGTTCCCCGCGCGCCGCGCCGCGCGCGTCGACCCCCTGACCGCCCTCCACAAAGAGTGA
- a CDS encoding glyoxalase/bleomycin resistance/extradiol dioxygenase family protein, translating into MSRVQLAINVTDLDKAITFYSRLFDTAPAKVKPGYANFAIADPPLKLVLFESREGATLNHLGVEAETAEEVAAAERRLRGAGLETTGVEDAICCYAEKTETWLVDPDGARWEWYVKSGDAGQLHKTAAGSQSSCTTDDTTSATCCT; encoded by the coding sequence ATGTCCCGAGTCCAGCTTGCCATCAACGTGACCGACCTCGACAAGGCGATCACATTCTATTCCCGCCTGTTCGACACTGCCCCCGCGAAGGTGAAGCCCGGCTACGCGAACTTCGCGATCGCCGATCCGCCGCTGAAGCTGGTCCTCTTCGAGAGCCGGGAGGGAGCGACCCTCAATCACCTGGGCGTCGAGGCGGAGACGGCCGAGGAGGTCGCGGCGGCCGAACGCCGCCTGCGCGGGGCCGGACTCGAGACCACCGGCGTCGAGGACGCCATCTGCTGCTACGCGGAGAAGACCGAGACGTGGCTGGTCGACCCCGACGGCGCCCGCTGGGAGTGGTACGTCAAGTCCGGAGACGCCGGGCAACTCCACAAGACGGCCGCCGGCAGCCAATCGTCCTGCACAACCGACGACACCACATCCGCAACCTGCTGCACCTGA